The Hymenobacter oligotrophus genome has a window encoding:
- a CDS encoding MarR family winged helix-turn-helix transcriptional regulator yields the protein MSDPINTGAYLRELLDALVANLHAQLAAAGHSVIRPSHGWVFQYITDEGSRVTELAAKAGITKQSMSALVYQLEEWGYLAPKPDPADRRAQLYCLTSKGTELRKLGRGINQRFEQQWAQKLGVARYQQFRECLQVLGQ from the coding sequence ATGTCAGACCCTATCAATACCGGCGCCTACCTGCGCGAACTACTCGATGCTTTGGTAGCCAACCTGCACGCGCAGCTCGCCGCCGCCGGGCACTCAGTAATCCGCCCCTCGCACGGTTGGGTATTCCAATATATCACCGACGAAGGATCGCGCGTCACGGAGTTGGCTGCTAAAGCGGGTATTACTAAGCAGTCGATGAGCGCCTTGGTGTACCAGCTGGAAGAGTGGGGCTACCTCGCGCCGAAACCCGACCCCGCCGACCGCCGTGCGCAGCTATACTGCCTCACGAGCAAAGGCACCGAGTTGCGGAAGCTAGGGCGTGGTATTAACCAGCGTTTTGAGCAACAATGGGCCCAAAAACTGGGCGTAGCACGCTACCAGCAGTTCCGGGAATGCCTGCAGGTGCTGGGCCAATAA
- a CDS encoding cupin domain-containing protein yields MKTTGFLHRPHPENIRAIPGAVFHFLARGADTQGRHALMQITVQRGAEPPAHTHSHEDESYFIQQGRVRYHIGEQTVEAQAGDYVHLPQGLPHSFEVLTDSAQVLMLISPAGLDEWFWDHSAPAPDGQPLPQPQGPPPAEAIAEFVRTLGDYGVQMLPPGAAIGSPVPATQPELILH; encoded by the coding sequence ATGAAAACAACCGGCTTTCTGCACCGCCCCCATCCCGAAAATATCCGCGCCATTCCCGGCGCTGTCTTCCACTTTTTGGCCCGCGGGGCCGATACCCAAGGCCGGCACGCCCTGATGCAAATCACGGTGCAGCGCGGAGCCGAGCCGCCTGCACATACCCACAGCCACGAAGACGAGTCGTACTTCATTCAGCAGGGGCGCGTGCGCTACCACATCGGTGAGCAAACGGTAGAAGCCCAAGCCGGCGACTACGTGCACTTGCCTCAGGGCCTACCGCATTCGTTTGAGGTGCTAACGGATTCGGCCCAGGTACTTATGCTCATCAGCCCGGCTGGCCTCGATGAGTGGTTCTGGGACCACAGCGCCCCCGCACCCGATGGCCAGCCCCTACCTCAGCCTCAGGGCCCGCCGCCAGCCGAAGCCATTGCCGAATTTGTGCGCACCCTCGGCGACTACGGCGTACAGATGCTGCCGCCTGGCGCCGCAATCGGCAGCCCAGTTCCTGCTACCCAACCCGAGCTGATTTTGCACTAA
- a CDS encoding AIR synthase-related protein: MSQTTAANLKETAGYSIEEGNAASRCAYIWAKKTFSTRAGKPGEPAQDLEGGFSNEVRFGAERLGIGSDGIGTKIEVAERVDRYDTLGYDLIAMVADDLVVAGFVPTNLSNIIDVNTLNYDVVDELMRGLHDAAQFSQIAVTGGEIAELGNRIGGYPGARMNFNWCSTAVGVLHPSLERPLSGANVRAGQAVVALRSPSFRSNGYSLARRVLTKAFGENWHTAPYTGVDADVMGQTWGDVMLAPSLIFAPGVSAVLDAGLPLHAAAHITGGGIADNFKRVLKNGVGAELDNLFEPLPAMAQLADLGGISPADAYLYWNMGNGMLLVTDANKAEDVAAELTLKGYDAQVAGRIIAEPVVTLKVGAGELRYQL, encoded by the coding sequence ATGAGCCAGACTACCGCCGCCAACCTCAAAGAAACCGCCGGCTATTCCATCGAAGAAGGCAACGCCGCCTCGCGCTGTGCCTACATCTGGGCCAAGAAAACCTTCAGCACCCGCGCCGGAAAACCCGGGGAGCCGGCCCAAGACCTGGAAGGCGGCTTCTCGAACGAAGTGCGTTTCGGTGCTGAACGCCTAGGTATCGGCTCCGATGGCATCGGCACCAAAATCGAAGTGGCCGAGCGCGTGGACCGCTACGATACGCTGGGCTACGACCTCATTGCCATGGTGGCCGACGACTTGGTGGTAGCCGGTTTCGTGCCCACCAACCTGTCGAACATCATCGACGTGAACACGCTCAACTACGACGTGGTAGACGAGCTGATGCGCGGCCTGCACGACGCGGCGCAGTTCAGCCAGATAGCCGTAACCGGCGGCGAAATTGCCGAGCTGGGCAACCGCATCGGCGGCTACCCCGGCGCGCGCATGAACTTCAACTGGTGCTCCACCGCCGTGGGCGTATTGCACCCCAGCCTGGAGCGCCCCCTGAGCGGTGCCAACGTGCGCGCCGGCCAAGCCGTGGTAGCGCTCCGCTCGCCTTCGTTCCGCTCCAACGGCTACTCGCTGGCCCGACGCGTGCTCACCAAAGCATTTGGCGAAAACTGGCACACGGCGCCCTACACCGGCGTCGATGCCGACGTAATGGGCCAAACCTGGGGCGACGTGATGCTAGCGCCTTCGCTCATCTTCGCGCCCGGCGTATCGGCCGTGCTCGATGCTGGCTTGCCGCTGCACGCGGCCGCGCACATCACCGGCGGCGGCATTGCCGATAACTTCAAGCGCGTGCTGAAGAATGGGGTAGGAGCCGAGCTCGACAACCTCTTCGAGCCGCTGCCCGCCATGGCCCAGCTCGCCGACCTAGGCGGCATCAGCCCCGCCGATGCGTACCTGTACTGGAACATGGGCAACGGCATGCTGCTCGTAACCGACGCCAATAAGGCCGAAGACGTAGCTGCCGAGCTGACCTTGAAAGGCTACGATGCCCAAGTGGCTGGCCGCATCATTGCTGAACCCGTAGTTACGCTAAAGGTAGGAGCGGGCGAGTTGCGCTACCAACTGTAG
- the purF gene encoding amidophosphoribosyltransferase — translation MCGIVGFFGPDDVAHDMVFGLTALQHRGQDAAGMCTFDDNFHLCKGNGLVADVFRPKQLKKLTGNIGIGHVRYTTQGSNDSALAQPFTTSYPFGLAMVHNGNVINFREVAKRLHEKYHVLPKTSNDLELIMYTFASELRLKNLDNLSVVDIFDAVETTQELVKGAYATITVIAGHGLLAFNDPHGIRPLVLGRRDTPEGPVFAFASESTCFDYLGFEFVQNVGPGQAVFIDKNFNIHFKNPYELPKAFCVFEQIYFAREDSTIHGRLVARERVRLGKLLARKVMAAGIEPDMVIDVPSSGYFAASGLAEAIGVPYRRGLVKNNHMGRSFIVSSQAGREDVVKKKLNPIREFVEGKKVAVVDDSIVRGTTSRRIVRILREAGATEVYFISSAPPIVSPCIYGIDMAMSTELIAANYTEEEICRYIEADRVVYQDLADLQELFAEERGHGGNCFACFSGQYPTGDVTKYLRHIQEERESHRQKQERPTETSVSAKAPAPTEH, via the coding sequence ATGTGCGGAATTGTTGGTTTTTTCGGTCCGGATGATGTCGCCCACGACATGGTGTTTGGCCTCACTGCCCTGCAGCACCGCGGGCAGGATGCGGCCGGCATGTGCACCTTCGACGACAACTTCCACCTTTGCAAAGGCAACGGCCTCGTGGCCGATGTGTTCCGGCCCAAGCAGCTTAAAAAGCTGACCGGCAACATCGGCATCGGGCACGTGCGCTACACCACGCAGGGCTCCAACGATTCGGCCTTGGCGCAGCCGTTTACCACCAGCTACCCCTTTGGGCTAGCCATGGTGCACAACGGCAACGTCATCAACTTCCGGGAGGTGGCCAAGCGCCTGCACGAGAAGTACCACGTGTTGCCCAAAACCAGCAACGACCTGGAGCTGATCATGTACACCTTCGCCTCGGAGCTGCGCCTGAAAAACCTCGACAACCTTTCCGTGGTCGACATTTTCGACGCCGTGGAGACGACGCAGGAGCTGGTGAAGGGCGCTTACGCTACCATCACCGTTATTGCCGGCCACGGCTTGCTGGCGTTTAACGACCCCCATGGCATTCGTCCGCTGGTGCTCGGCCGCCGCGATACGCCCGAGGGCCCGGTGTTCGCCTTTGCCTCTGAAAGCACCTGCTTCGATTACCTAGGGTTTGAGTTCGTTCAAAACGTGGGCCCGGGCCAGGCAGTGTTCATCGACAAGAATTTTAACATTCACTTCAAGAATCCTTACGAGCTGCCCAAGGCGTTTTGCGTGTTCGAGCAGATCTATTTTGCTCGCGAAGACTCCACGATTCACGGCCGCTTGGTGGCCCGCGAGCGGGTGCGCCTGGGTAAACTGCTGGCCCGCAAAGTCATGGCGGCCGGCATCGAGCCCGATATGGTTATCGATGTACCCTCGTCGGGCTACTTCGCGGCATCAGGCTTAGCCGAAGCCATTGGCGTGCCGTACCGCCGCGGCTTGGTGAAGAACAACCACATGGGCCGCTCCTTTATTGTGAGCAGCCAGGCCGGGCGCGAAGACGTGGTGAAGAAGAAGCTGAACCCCATCCGCGAGTTTGTGGAAGGCAAGAAGGTGGCTGTAGTCGACGACAGCATTGTGCGCGGCACCACCTCGCGGCGCATCGTGCGCATTCTGCGCGAAGCCGGGGCCACGGAGGTTTATTTTATTTCTTCGGCTCCGCCCATTGTATCGCCCTGCATCTACGGCATCGACATGGCTATGAGCACCGAGCTGATTGCGGCCAACTACACCGAGGAGGAAATCTGCCGCTACATCGAGGCCGACCGCGTGGTTTACCAGGATTTGGCTGACCTCCAGGAGCTTTTCGCCGAAGAGCGTGGCCACGGCGGCAACTGCTTTGCCTGCTTCTCGGGCCAGTACCCCACCGGCGACGTAACCAAGTACCTGCGCCACATTCAGGAGGAGCGCGAAAGCCACCGCCAGAAGCAGGAGCGCCCCACCGAAACGTCGGTCAGCGCCAAGGCGCCGGCGCCTACGGAGCACTAG
- the purN gene encoding phosphoribosylglycinamide formyltransferase, which yields MRITEPTSASGQPRSLSESKPIKRPARLAILLSGRGSNMLAMAREVREGVLQSVAEVAVVFSNIPEALGLQAAQELGFATASIDSRGRKRTEFDADVVALLQQYQPDYVVLAGYMRILSPTFIRAFAGRILNIHPADTHQHQGLHAYEWAWENRLPETKITVHLVDEGLDTGPVLAQAPVDLRGADSLGEVERRGLAVEHRFYADTLARFISGQLQPQVASTSSHP from the coding sequence ATGCGTATTACCGAACCGACATCGGCCAGCGGCCAACCCCGCAGCTTGTCTGAGTCGAAGCCCATTAAGCGGCCGGCGCGGCTGGCCATTCTGCTGTCGGGGCGCGGCTCCAACATGCTGGCTATGGCGCGCGAAGTGCGCGAGGGAGTGCTGCAAAGCGTGGCCGAGGTGGCGGTGGTGTTCAGCAACATCCCCGAGGCCCTAGGTCTGCAAGCCGCCCAGGAGCTCGGCTTTGCCACGGCCAGCATCGACTCGCGCGGGCGCAAGCGGACCGAGTTCGACGCCGACGTGGTAGCCCTGCTGCAGCAGTACCAGCCCGATTACGTGGTGCTGGCTGGCTACATGCGCATCCTGTCGCCTACGTTTATTCGGGCGTTTGCCGGGCGCATTCTCAACATTCATCCGGCCGATACGCACCAGCACCAAGGCCTACACGCCTACGAGTGGGCTTGGGAAAACCGCCTGCCCGAAACGAAAATCACCGTGCACCTTGTTGACGAGGGCCTCGACACCGGCCCGGTGCTAGCGCAGGCCCCCGTGGATTTGCGCGGTGCCGATTCGTTGGGCGAAGTGGAGCGCCGCGGCCTTGCCGTGGAGCACCGTTTTTACGCCGATACCCTGGCCCGTTTCATCAGCGGCCAACTGCAGCCGCAAGTTGCCTCTACCTCCTCCCACCCCTAG
- the purD gene encoding phosphoribosylamine--glycine ligase has product MAQQPTNIVLLGSGAREHALAWKLTQDGARVHVLPGNAGIPGSVPGISTTDFPAIQQFCQKHEVKLIVVGPEAPLAAGVADYFADTDVRVFGPRKAAAVLESSKVWSKGFMRRHGVATGRSWTFRSDQLDQARATAAEYGGEVVLKYDGLAAGKGVWVCSSVAEFDQALQEMQALNPAGHDWYSFLVEEKLTGPEISIIGITDGKTMRLLAPSQDHKQLYAGDLGPNTGGMGAYCPVPFADDNVLASIREAIIEPTLSGLRTEGLPFLGFLYFGIMLTPAGPKLLEYNVRLGDPEAQVLLASLGNSLLELIQATLSGRLADVGVRQKQGAFVGVVLASGGYPAAQFPTGFAIEGVEAVSPGTLVFQGGTKRNEAGQLVTSGGRVLTVVAHGHDLELAVEHAYAEVKKITFQDAYYRTDIGQRPTPQLV; this is encoded by the coding sequence TTGGCTCAGCAACCAACCAATATCGTCCTCCTAGGTAGCGGCGCCCGCGAACATGCCTTGGCCTGGAAACTCACCCAGGACGGGGCCCGCGTGCACGTGCTGCCCGGCAACGCCGGCATTCCCGGCTCGGTGCCCGGCATTAGCACCACTGACTTTCCAGCCATCCAGCAGTTCTGCCAAAAGCACGAGGTAAAGCTCATCGTGGTGGGGCCCGAGGCCCCGCTGGCCGCCGGCGTGGCCGACTATTTCGCCGATACCGATGTCCGCGTGTTCGGCCCGCGCAAGGCGGCTGCCGTGCTGGAAAGCTCGAAGGTGTGGTCGAAGGGCTTTATGCGCCGCCACGGCGTGGCTACTGGCCGTTCGTGGACGTTCCGCTCCGATCAGTTGGACCAAGCCCGCGCTACGGCCGCTGAGTACGGCGGCGAAGTAGTACTGAAGTACGACGGCTTGGCCGCCGGCAAGGGCGTGTGGGTGTGCTCGTCGGTAGCGGAGTTCGACCAAGCCCTACAGGAAATGCAGGCCTTAAACCCGGCCGGCCACGACTGGTATTCTTTCCTGGTAGAAGAAAAGCTCACCGGTCCCGAAATCAGCATCATCGGCATCACCGATGGCAAAACCATGCGTTTGCTGGCCCCCTCGCAGGACCATAAGCAATTGTACGCCGGCGACCTAGGGCCCAACACCGGCGGCATGGGAGCGTACTGCCCCGTACCGTTTGCGGATGACAACGTGCTGGCATCCATCCGCGAGGCCATCATCGAGCCCACGCTTAGCGGCTTGCGCACCGAGGGCTTGCCGTTCCTGGGTTTTCTGTACTTCGGCATTATGCTGACGCCCGCCGGACCCAAGCTGCTCGAGTACAACGTGCGCCTAGGTGACCCCGAAGCGCAGGTGCTCTTGGCCTCACTGGGCAACAGCCTGCTGGAGTTAATTCAGGCCACGTTGAGCGGGCGCTTGGCGGACGTAGGAGTGCGCCAAAAACAGGGTGCTTTCGTGGGTGTGGTGCTGGCCTCGGGCGGTTACCCGGCGGCGCAGTTCCCGACTGGGTTTGCCATCGAGGGAGTTGAGGCAGTAAGCCCCGGCACGCTGGTGTTTCAGGGCGGTACCAAGCGCAACGAGGCCGGCCAGCTGGTAACCAGCGGCGGCCGCGTGCTGACGGTAGTGGCACACGGCCACGACCTGGAGCTGGCCGTGGAGCACGCCTACGCCGAGGTAAAGAAGATTACGTTTCAGGATGCGTATTACCGAACCGACATCGGCCAGCGGCCAACCCCGCAGCTTGTCTGA
- a CDS encoding phosphoribosylaminoimidazolesuccinocarboxamide synthase: MNTLPYFNTPQLELLHRGKVRDSYRVPSGERLIVVTDRLSAFDSVLETAIPYKGAVLNGLADFWFEKTRNIVPNHVIRMVDPNAMLVKEAEPIRVEMVVRGYITGSMLRGYLQGQRTFSGVTVPDGLTKHQRFAEPLVTPTTKEESDREITPENLVAEGWVSAELYEQMRVISLKLFNFASTWMAERGIILVDTKYEFGLRNGELILIDEIHTPDSSRFWDAADYARNPESAAQIDKEYIRQWLIANKTEAGYPTRLTEEVAAEASRRYLDIYQRITGEPLPSAGDDVNVLDRLVQNLAKEGYMQQEASVKTVAE, from the coding sequence ATGAACACGCTTCCGTATTTCAATACGCCCCAGCTCGAATTGCTGCACCGCGGTAAAGTCCGCGATTCGTACCGCGTGCCCTCGGGCGAGCGGCTCATCGTCGTAACAGACCGCCTCTCGGCTTTCGATTCGGTGCTGGAAACGGCCATTCCTTACAAGGGTGCCGTGCTCAACGGCCTGGCCGATTTCTGGTTCGAGAAGACCCGGAACATCGTGCCGAACCACGTTATCCGCATGGTCGACCCGAACGCCATGCTGGTGAAAGAGGCCGAGCCGATTCGTGTGGAGATGGTGGTGCGCGGCTACATTACCGGCTCCATGCTGCGCGGCTACCTCCAGGGCCAGCGCACCTTCTCAGGCGTAACCGTGCCCGATGGGCTGACCAAGCACCAGCGCTTCGCCGAGCCCTTGGTGACGCCGACTACCAAGGAGGAATCGGACCGCGAAATCACGCCCGAAAACCTAGTGGCTGAAGGGTGGGTATCGGCCGAGCTCTACGAGCAAATGCGCGTGATTTCGCTGAAGCTGTTCAACTTCGCCTCGACGTGGATGGCCGAGCGCGGCATCATCCTGGTGGACACGAAGTACGAGTTCGGTCTACGCAATGGTGAGCTGATTCTCATCGACGAAATCCACACGCCCGACTCCTCGCGCTTCTGGGATGCGGCCGACTACGCCCGCAACCCCGAAAGCGCCGCTCAGATAGACAAGGAGTACATCCGGCAGTGGCTGATTGCCAACAAGACCGAAGCCGGCTACCCCACGCGCCTGACCGAGGAAGTAGCTGCCGAAGCCAGCCGCCGCTACCTCGACATCTACCAACGCATCACCGGCGAACCGCTGCCCAGTGCTGGCGACGATGTGAACGTGCTTGACCGCTTGGTGCAGAACCTAGCGAAAGAAGGTTACATGCAGCAGGAGGCTTCGGTGAAAACCGTAGCTGAATAA
- a CDS encoding phosphoribosylformylglycinamidine synthase subunit PurQ, with translation MVSGQEPQTNNRQPVHALVLTGFGINCEEELAAAYRLAGGEVTIVHFNQVLSGETSIHDYDVLNFPGGFSFGDDLGSGVVMANKVRFRKLPSGRTLLEELSAFIEAGNYVVGICNGFQMLVKMGLLPDFAGQQEREVTLTHNASGRYEDRWVRLAVNPNNRSPFLKGLTSLEVPVRHGEGRLVIRDEEIRSRILAEGLNCLTYCDATGCETELYPHNPNGAELNCAGLTDTTGHVFGLMPHPEAFLSLYNHPDWTRRKRLDPAVSEEGDGLKLFRNIVEHISQSRAAQPAEAAPNEVSL, from the coding sequence ATGGTTTCGGGCCAAGAACCACAAACCAACAACCGACAACCAGTTCATGCCCTGGTCCTGACCGGCTTCGGCATCAACTGCGAAGAAGAACTGGCCGCCGCATACCGCCTCGCTGGGGGCGAGGTCACCATTGTGCACTTCAACCAGGTGCTCAGCGGCGAAACCAGCATCCACGACTACGACGTGCTCAACTTCCCCGGCGGCTTCTCCTTCGGCGACGACCTAGGCTCGGGCGTGGTGATGGCCAACAAGGTGCGCTTCCGCAAGCTGCCTTCGGGCCGCACGCTGCTAGAAGAGCTCAGCGCCTTTATCGAGGCCGGCAACTACGTGGTGGGCATCTGCAACGGCTTTCAAATGTTAGTGAAAATGGGCTTGCTGCCCGATTTCGCCGGCCAGCAGGAGCGCGAAGTGACCCTGACCCACAACGCCTCGGGCCGCTACGAAGACCGGTGGGTGCGCCTGGCGGTGAACCCCAACAACCGCTCGCCCTTCCTCAAAGGCCTGACTTCTTTGGAAGTGCCCGTGCGCCATGGCGAAGGCCGTTTGGTTATCCGCGACGAAGAAATTCGGAGCCGCATCCTGGCCGAAGGCCTTAACTGCCTAACCTACTGCGACGCCACCGGCTGCGAAACCGAGCTGTACCCGCACAACCCCAACGGCGCTGAGCTGAACTGCGCTGGCCTCACCGATACTACCGGCCACGTCTTCGGCCTGATGCCGCACCCCGAGGCGTTCCTGTCGCTCTACAACCACCCCGACTGGACCCGGCGCAAGCGCCTCGACCCCGCGGTGTCGGAGGAAGGCGACGGGCTGAAGCTGTTCCGCAACATCGTGGAGCACATTAGCCAGAGCCGCGCCGCGCAGCCCGCTGAGGCAGCCCCGAACGAAGTTTCTCTCTAG
- a CDS encoding AIR synthase-related protein, with product MENTASHTIQLIPRPGQHDGEGARVAEAARRHLHVLTGRVQTSAVYTVRYPLSAEQLESFAAQCLQDPLLNDVALDEWALGPEFKSYILVAKGPGVTDDEGTSAQNALQDFLGTELDTRTQHIFSKRLYLLEKELPEVDLRRMAEELLGNKLINRFLVGHTAQGIRDFTPQPGGGADSTTHTIRLENLTDEELVQLSKENVYALNLEEMRTIRDHFYSAETQMARADAGLTPDPTDCELEILAQTWSEHCKHKEFAAVIRYRNAVTGEEKEIDGLFKTYIKGATSEVDRLLRANGNDWLIKVFSDNAGAVRINEESLFVWKVETHNSPSAIDPYGGAITGILGNNRDPLATGIGGARLLFNTNVLCFGPPNWSGPLLTGQLHPRRVFEGVRKGIEDGGNKSGVPTVNGAIVFDERYRGKPLVYCGTGAVLPMQLAGQDAWEKKIDAGDRIIMAGGRVGKDGIHGATFSSIELDEAAPATAVQIGSPITQKLAMDFLLLATRRGLIKCSTDNGAGGLSSSVGELAGISGGATVELEKVPLKYPGLRPWEIFLSESQERFTLVVEPAKFAELNALAAEMEVELSDIGEFTDNGRLDVTFDGQPVASLSLEFLHEGVPRKVLDAEWQLPTLHEPKLPASLDATELLIKLLGALNICSREAVIRQYDHEVKGRTVVKPLMGRTGQAPQDAAVVQFNFESWEGVAVSNGILPRYGDIDPYQMSAGAFDEAVRQIVSVGGKLPNLTPGDGIFWSVNDNFCVPDSVYDPVTNPDGKQKLAALVQLCEALRDMCVAYHIPLTSGKDSMKNDFKADGQKISVPPTVLYSMTALMPDVRRAVTSDFKAPGDVVYLLGDTYDELGGSELYHLFGELGQNVPRVRPAEAKDLYEKVGRAHDASLIVSCHDLSDGGLAVAVAECLFGDDNLGAELTLEGELPVPTELFSESHSRFVATVAPEDVVDFEALMAGRATRLGVVTDNGRLVIRHQNQTVVYAATADLREAWSNGPVNRVMAGEELTLQA from the coding sequence TTGGAAAACACCGCTTCGCATACCATCCAACTGATTCCGCGCCCCGGCCAGCACGACGGCGAAGGTGCCCGCGTGGCCGAAGCCGCCCGGCGCCACCTGCACGTGCTCACCGGGCGCGTGCAAACCAGCGCTGTGTACACCGTGCGCTACCCGCTCTCGGCTGAGCAGCTCGAAAGCTTCGCGGCGCAGTGCCTGCAGGACCCGTTGCTAAACGACGTGGCGCTTGACGAGTGGGCCCTAGGTCCGGAGTTCAAGAGCTACATCCTGGTAGCCAAGGGCCCCGGCGTAACCGACGACGAAGGCACCTCGGCCCAAAACGCGCTGCAGGATTTCCTAGGTACGGAGCTGGACACGCGTACACAGCACATCTTCAGTAAGCGACTATACCTGCTGGAAAAGGAGCTGCCCGAGGTAGACCTGCGCCGCATGGCGGAGGAGTTGCTCGGCAACAAGCTCATCAACCGCTTCCTGGTAGGGCACACCGCCCAGGGCATCCGCGACTTTACCCCACAACCCGGCGGCGGCGCCGACTCCACCACGCACACCATCCGGCTGGAAAACCTCACCGACGAAGAGCTGGTGCAGCTCTCGAAGGAGAACGTGTACGCGCTGAACCTGGAGGAAATGCGCACCATCCGCGACCATTTCTACTCGGCCGAAACGCAGATGGCCCGCGCCGATGCCGGCCTGACGCCCGACCCCACGGACTGCGAGCTGGAAATTCTGGCCCAAACCTGGTCGGAGCACTGCAAGCACAAGGAGTTTGCGGCCGTCATCCGCTACCGCAACGCCGTAACGGGCGAGGAAAAGGAAATCGACGGGCTGTTCAAGACCTACATCAAAGGGGCTACCTCCGAAGTAGACCGGCTGCTGCGTGCCAACGGCAACGACTGGCTCATCAAGGTATTTTCGGACAACGCCGGCGCGGTGCGCATCAACGAGGAGTCGTTGTTCGTCTGGAAGGTCGAAACCCACAACTCGCCCTCGGCTATCGACCCATACGGCGGAGCCATTACCGGCATCCTCGGCAACAACCGCGACCCGCTGGCTACCGGCATCGGCGGCGCGCGGCTGCTCTTTAATACCAATGTGCTCTGCTTCGGCCCGCCGAACTGGTCGGGGCCGTTGCTGACGGGACAGCTGCACCCGCGCCGGGTGTTCGAGGGCGTGCGCAAAGGCATTGAAGACGGCGGCAACAAGTCGGGCGTGCCGACGGTGAACGGCGCCATCGTATTCGATGAGCGCTACCGCGGCAAGCCGCTGGTGTACTGCGGCACCGGCGCCGTGCTGCCGATGCAGCTGGCGGGGCAGGACGCTTGGGAAAAGAAGATCGACGCCGGCGACCGGATCATCATGGCCGGCGGCCGGGTGGGTAAAGATGGCATTCACGGTGCTACCTTCTCGAGCATCGAGCTGGACGAAGCCGCGCCGGCCACGGCCGTGCAGATCGGCTCCCCGATTACCCAAAAGCTGGCCATGGACTTCCTGCTGCTGGCTACCCGCCGCGGCCTAATCAAGTGCAGCACCGACAACGGCGCGGGCGGTTTGTCCTCGTCGGTAGGTGAGCTGGCCGGCATCAGCGGCGGCGCCACGGTGGAGCTGGAAAAAGTGCCGCTGAAGTACCCCGGCCTGCGCCCCTGGGAGATTTTCCTCTCGGAGTCGCAGGAGCGGTTTACGCTGGTGGTGGAGCCCGCGAAGTTCGCGGAGCTGAACGCGCTGGCCGCTGAGATGGAAGTGGAGCTGTCGGACATCGGCGAGTTCACCGACAACGGCCGCCTCGACGTGACCTTCGACGGGCAGCCGGTGGCTTCCTTGTCGCTGGAGTTCCTGCACGAAGGCGTGCCGCGCAAGGTGCTCGACGCCGAGTGGCAACTGCCGACCCTGCACGAACCCAAGCTGCCCGCTTCGCTCGACGCGACGGAGCTTTTGATTAAGCTGCTCGGCGCGCTGAACATTTGCTCGCGTGAGGCCGTGATTCGCCAGTACGACCACGAGGTGAAGGGCCGCACTGTTGTTAAGCCGCTGATGGGCCGCACCGGGCAGGCGCCGCAGGATGCGGCCGTGGTGCAGTTCAACTTTGAGTCGTGGGAAGGCGTGGCGGTGAGCAACGGCATCCTGCCGCGCTACGGCGACATCGACCCCTATCAGATGTCGGCCGGCGCCTTCGACGAGGCCGTGCGCCAGATCGTGTCGGTGGGCGGCAAGCTGCCTAACCTGACGCCCGGGGACGGAATTTTCTGGTCCGTCAACGACAACTTCTGCGTGCCCGACTCGGTGTACGACCCCGTGACTAACCCCGACGGCAAGCAGAAGCTGGCGGCCCTGGTGCAGCTCTGCGAGGCCCTGCGCGACATGTGCGTGGCTTACCACATTCCGCTGACCTCGGGCAAGGACTCGATGAAAAACGACTTCAAGGCCGACGGGCAGAAGATTTCGGTGCCGCCCACCGTGCTCTACTCGATGACCGCCCTGATGCCCGACGTGCGCCGCGCCGTCACCTCGGACTTCAAAGCCCCTGGCGACGTGGTCTACCTGCTCGGCGATACCTACGACGAGTTAGGCGGCTCGGAGCTCTACCACCTCTTCGGCGAGCTGGGCCAGAACGTGCCCCGCGTGCGGCCCGCCGAAGCCAAAGACCTGTACGAGAAAGTTGGCCGCGCCCACGATGCGAGCCTCATCGTATCGTGCCACGACCTCTCCGACGGTGGTCTGGCCGTAGCCGTGGCCGAATGCTTGTTTGGCGACGACAACCTAGGCGCCGAACTGACCTTGGAAGGTGAGCTGCCGGTCCCAACGGAGCTGTTCTCGGAAAGCCACTCGCGCTTTGTGGCTACTGTGGCTCCGGAGGACGTAGTAGATTTTGAAGCCCTGATGGCTGGCCGCGCCACCCGCCTAGGTGTGGTGACGGATAATGGCCGCCTGGTCATTCGCCACCAGAACCAAACGGTGGTGTACGCCGCTACCGCCGACCTGCGCGAAGCCTGGAGCAACGGCCCGGTGAACCGCGTAATGGCCGGCGAAGAACTTACCCTGCAAGCTTAG